One Actinosynnema pretiosum DNA segment encodes these proteins:
- a CDS encoding ROK family protein, which yields MVGVDLGGTKAAVRVVGADGRSGDSVVRWESGASAGEDLALLVRAVERAGGGGGVRSVGVAVPATLDRSGVVVAWPGRPGWVGVDVLGALGAMFPGASVRHGDDGDLAALAEADAAGCGELLYVGVGTGVGGGIVSGGLPLNSGGSCEVGHVVVERGGGLCDCGRRGCVQAFASGPAILRGAVARGGRPGGLGDVRDGVARGERWAVEACEDAASALAALVIGVGELVRPELALIGGGVTTALPGLVPAVAERVAGLGRTGHPVPSVRPAVLGAESSLHGALVLARGGNRE from the coding sequence GTGGTTGGAGTTGATCTTGGGGGGACGAAGGCCGCTGTTCGGGTTGTTGGTGCGGACGGGCGGTCGGGCGACAGCGTGGTGCGGTGGGAGAGCGGCGCTTCTGCTGGCGAAGACCTCGCCTTGCTCGTTCGGGCGGTCGAGCGGGCTGGTGGGGGTGGGGGTGTCAGGTCGGTTGGTGTCGCTGTGCCTGCCACGCTCGATCGGTCCGGCGTCGTGGTCGCCTGGCCGGGTCGGCCCGGGTGGGTCGGGGTGGACGTGCTCGGTGCGTTGGGGGCGATGTTCCCCGGCGCCTCGGTGCGGCACGGGGATGACGGTGACCTCGCGGCGCTTGCCGAGGCCGATGCCGCCGGGTGCGGTGAGCTGCTGTACGTCGGTGTGGGCACCGGGGTTGGTGGCGGGATCGTCTCGGGTGGACTGCCGCTGAACTCGGGTGGCTCGTGCGAGGTGGGGCACGTGGTCGTCGAACGGGGTGGGGGGCTGTGCGACTGCGGGCGGCGGGGGTGCGTGCAGGCGTTCGCGTCCGGGCCCGCGATTCTGCGCGGGGCCGTCGCGCGTGGTGGGCGGCCCGGTGGGCTGGGGGACGTCCGGGACGGGGTCGCGCGTGGGGAGCGGTGGGCGGTGGAGGCTTGTGAGGACGCCGCGTCCGCGTTGGCCGCGCTGGTGATCGGGGTGGGGGAGCTGGTTCGGCCCGAGTTGGCGCTGATCGGCGGTGGTGTCACCACCGCGCTGCCAGGGCTCGTGCCCGCTGTGGCCGAGCGGGTCGCCGGGCTGGGCAGGACCGGGCACCCGGTGCCATCGGTGCGACCGGCGGTGCTCGGGGCCGAGTCCTCGCTGCACGGGGCGCTTGTCCTGGCGCGTGGGGGAAACCGGGAGTAG